The Episyrphus balteatus chromosome 3, idEpiBalt1.1, whole genome shotgun sequence genome segment GGAGTTTAATTCTAAATGCCtcgtataaatataaaatttgatcAAAGTTAAGGGATGGGAGACGATGTTCTAACGGTTTGTAAGTTAAAGCCGCTCTTAGGGCTCGTTTTATTGATGGCGTCCATATTTTAACTGTTTCGGTGCCATGATTAAAAAAGTTTGTTGGTGCAAtgaacttagaaaaaaaaaagagtttaagGTGTGAAGTGTCAAATATAAATTAACGCTATTTAACGCTCATCAGTAAAAGCTGAAAcgcaatcacgctttgccgtcgattttgacaactgcgaaaagttcaactataggaaatctgtgtatcctcacacaatgacgcttttcttacgtacgctttttttgacaaacgtaaggaaacgtaagaaagcgagcaaaagttcaaccagactgaacttttgctcgctttctgacatttaacagacatagttacagtcaccaacattattattgcgccaaatgtgaataaaaaaaaataagttattgcaaaactatgtgtgttttttaatttctcgatatagattttgcacaaaaaaacgacatcgagatattttaaatcaaaacaatttacgtattaaaaacaaaaaaaaatttaatgatgttttatactgagttttattgttaaaaacaatatattttgattggttttgtttttataactataggattaaagaataaacaaatttctatgcattttttaaacacattaatattctttttcatttttccacaattaaaaaCAGATAAAGACTttgcccaataattttgtgagtgaccgttgtttttttttttgacagcagattttatgttgcaatcagctgttcaaagtcaaagtgacagaagcgcgctttgaggatttctcaacgtaacgcaatgaagcgacgccctaaagcgtgattgtgtttcagctttaaagaGCTGAACAGAATGCGTCACTCGTCGCTCGGCTACTTAAATGACAGCTGTcaaaaatgtgaattttgtATGGAAGTCGCCCATCATCGGCAACAGAATGCAATTGCTCGTCGCTCAGCGATTCGCTCAAAAGTTGAACTTTTTTCAACTTCGTCGCGCGACGATTTACACGTTTatggttttttctttttctgttacttattttttttttattcttcgctgaatttttaatcgaaagaaaaaacgattttttaaaggaCATTTTCATTTATATGTAATTTGACGCGCGACTACATTCTGTTTACTCATGCTTCGGCGATTTTGGAAAGCGTGATTTTTGACAGCTGTCATTGGAAAAACCTGTTTTCcgttttttatgtatttattccTTTCAAAACCAGAGATAATAAatgtggttttttttattcatacattttttctaCGATTTTAAGTGACGATCGATATATGCTAGTTTCCCATTGGAAGTggcacttaaaattaaaatactgttcattcaaaaccttacaatatttaattcaaatctTTTATTCttcataaatagaaaaaaaagtaatttactcAAGCACTATGTACATACAATTTCTAACTTATTATATAGATGTGGTACAATGCAATtaaaaagttcaagttttttttttatttaaaaaaaaattttgtaaatttaaatagttttttgaagATTGGtcttcgatttttcaaaaacaacagccaacatttttgagattttaattaaatttttaatttgaactttATTTGCCACAAATGTGAATTCTTACACTCAAAATCAAATTTACCAATGTAAAAAACTTTGCTTATTTTTcgttaaatatataaaaaaaaaaaaaaaaaacattttcaattgcGATATTTAACtccaatttttaatcaaatgtcCTAAACATGCTGTGTTTCTTTCTCATTGAGACATACCTAAATTTCCACATTTCAAAAGCATCTCTCTTATTCTTCGATCTCGCTTTACATTAATGCGAAGTCTTTTCCTCTTTAAAGGATTAATAGGTTTTTTGATTATTGAATTCAACATTACTTGATTTTTGCTCCCTGGATAATTGTcgcctttgtcattttttagaatttcatGTTTGATTTGAACATTAGCAGCTTTTAATTTGAGCTGTGTCTTTTTGCCTTTTGATAATGGTGAAACTATAAATTCATCAACATTTCCCCAATATCTTCGAGGTTTTTTTATTACCCGCTTTCCCGATGCAGGAATTtctaaagtcattttttcttcaaatttctgCTGAATAATATTTGGTCTTTGGAATTGTACTATTGTTTTAGGTTGGGGAGGAGAAAGAGGAGGTTTCTTTTTACTAATAACTGGAGTGGAGACTGGAAGTGAAACTGGAGTGGAGACTTTAGTGGAGACTGGAAGTGAGACTGGAGTGGAGACTGGAAGTGACCCTGATTGTGGCATCTTACCATTAGGTCCAATAGGTGTCCAAGCTCCTATAATATAAGGATGAGGTTTCACTGTTACCAAAACACCTTTGATACTAACTACTTTTGTTACTTCAGGAAATGTAGGAGGAGGCGGAGTGGATTCCATTTCTATATTAATATCTGGAGTACAAACAACATtcccatcatcatcaacatcatcatcagttTTTTCATCTTTAATAATTGTTAAAGGATTTGAAGTTAGGTCAATTGAATTATCAGAATTTTCTCTGTGTTTTGGTATACAAAAGGCTGGTGGCTCATCTTCAAGACTTTCAAAATCAGTTTCTATTGGGGTTATAGGTGGTTTTGCTGATCCTGAaagtatttcttttaatttaccAAATTCACTTATAGTGAATATAGCTGGTTTAGATGCTGTGCTGGGTTTCAAATTCATTGAATTATTATCTTGTTGAGGTTTTGAAGGGaaatttaaaaactcattttgttttgttaataatCTTTGTGGAAAAGATGTTTTGGAGCTTGTTTGCATTCCTTCTTCGGAGGCAAATTGTCCGGCTGCAATAGGCACTGCATTTAATTTCGGTGCTTGACCAATTTGAACTCTTTCAATACTTTGAGTCAATGAATAAACATCTTTGATGGCAATTTCCGGTTCTGTTGAAGTGATAGGCATTGTATCGCCTGCATTTGTAGATATTTGTGCAGGAATAATTTGAACAGGAATTATTTCACTATTCTTTGGTCTtgttttatttgcttttgttattctttttgctGCTGGTTTTTTCCCACGACGCAGCAGATCTGAAATATTACTTTCTATATCTGTATCTGGTAATATTGCTTCAAAGTCTTCTGATATTTGTTCTTGTTCTTCTAATGGTTGAGAGAGcttttcattttcataaaaactacCAATAAAATTAGTTGAATGTACTTGATATAATCGATGTTGTACTCGTTTAAATCTATTAACAAAACTAGTTAATTTTGTCATTTGTGATATACAAGATGTACAAATAAATCCTGGTAGACCATCATCTTCTTTGAACTAAAagtagaattgaaaaaaaaaaaaaaaataaataaaatttagtgatttttttaattttcaagcaTTATTCAGCTCTATTTTATAATTAAGTGGGAAGGGTATAGTccgactcaggacaacacga includes the following:
- the LOC129914098 gene encoding uncharacterized protein LOC129914098 isoform X1; amino-acid sequence: MSSAETFVSSASPLDQPSSQPDEIGKSELQFELFLINLMKKSEPLYCSDHPDYNNSGKNRLAWLMIAEKCKKTVPQCQRKWHSLLRIYYSLPRENTWIHRSSFSEFEPYLTHNKLQNPTKVQREVLLKELLACNSELMSYESTTNENCWLKVISKCNAILPGVIMSVINWQKCWLYMKQNFGCALYTMRSRFEASIKISDKFTPEELSMIRICRATPSDSMSNIVAALGNNLELGPNRECVIFKCKKCQQQKDEILLNGYCSNCCPKPKFCNICEIGGGMVRYKLSTWSKKALDILPTNLRSSIEITVCHPCNSTLKKEATHIWKICRVCQSQKPPLESLYVNTSTTNLKKAFKDAIKFEFKEDDGLPGFICTSCISQMTKLTSFVNRFKRVQHRLYQVHSTNFIGSFYENEKLSQPLEEQEQISEDFEAILPDTDIESNISDLLRRGKKPAAKRITKANKTRPKNSEIIPVQIIPAQISTNAGDTMPITSTEPEIAIKDVYSLTQSIERVQIGQAPKLNAVPIAAGQFASEEGMQTSSKTSFPQRLLTKQNEFLNFPSKPQQDNNSMNLKPSTASKPAIFTISEFGKLKEILSGSAKPPITPIETDFESLEDEPPAFCIPKHRENSDNSIDLTSNPLTIIKDEKTDDDVDDDGNVVCTPDINIEMESTPPPPTFPEVTKVVSIKGVLVTVKPHPYIIGAWTPIGPNGKMPQSGSLPVSTPVSLPVSTKVSTPVSLPVSTPVISKKKPPLSPPQPKTIVQFQRPNIIQQKFEEKMTLEIPASGKRVIKKPRRYWGNVDEFIVSPLSKGKKTQLKLKAANVQIKHEILKNDKGDNYPGSKNQVMLNSIIKKPINPLKRKRLRINVKRDRRIREMLLKCGNLGMSQ
- the LOC129914098 gene encoding uncharacterized protein LOC129914098 isoform X3, translating into MSSAETFVSSASPLDQPSSQPDEIGKSELQFELFLINLMKKSEPLYCSDHPDYNNSGKNRLAWLMIAEKCKKTVPQCQRKWHSLLRIYYSLPRENTWIHRSSFSEFEPYLTHNKLQNPTKVQREVLLKELLACNSELMSYESTTNENCWLKVISKCNAILPGVIMSVINWQKCWLYMKQNFGCALYTMRSRFEASIKISDKFTPEELSMIRICRATPSDSMSNIVAALGNNLELGPNRECVIFKCKKCQQQKDEILLNGYCSNCCPKPKFCNICEIGGGMVRYKLSTWSKKALDILPTNLRSSIEITVCHPCNSTLKKEATHIWKICRVCQSQKPPLESLYVNTSTTNLKKAFKDAIKFEFKEDDGLPGFICTSCISQMTKLTSFVNRFKRVQHRLYQVHSTNFIGSFYENEKLSQPLEEQEQISEDFEAILPDTDIESNISDLLRRGKKPAAKRITKANKTRPKNSEIIPVQIIPAQISTNAGDTMPITSTEPEIAIKDVYSLTQSIERVQIGQAPKLNAVPIAAGQFASEEGMQTSSKTSFPQRLLTKQNEFLNFPSKPQQDNNSMNLKPSTASKPAIFTISEFGKLKEILSGSAKPPITPIETDFESLEDEPPAFCIPKHRENSDNSIDLTSNPLTIIKDEKTDDDVDDDGNVVCTPDINIEMESTPPPPTFPEVTKELGHLLDLMVRCHNQGHFQSPLQSHFQSPLKSPLQFHFQSPLQLLVKRNLLFLLPNLKQ
- the LOC129914098 gene encoding uncharacterized protein LOC129914098 isoform X2; its protein translation is MSSAETFVSSASPLDQPSSQPDEIGKSELQFELFLINLMKKSEPLYCSDHPDYNNSGKNRLAWLMIAEKCKKTVPQCQRKWHSLLRIYYSLPRENTWIHRSSFSEFEPYLTHNKLQNPTKVQREVLLKELLACNSELMSYESTTNENCWLKVISKCNAILPGVIMSVINWQKCWLYMKQNFGCALYTMRSRFEASIKISDKFTPEELSMIRICRATPSDSMSNIVAALGNNLELGPNRECVIFKCKKCQQQKDEILLNGYCSNCCPKPKFCNICEIGGGMVRYKLSTWSKKALDILPTNLRSSIEITVCHPCNSTLKKEATHIWKICRVCQSQKPPLESLYVNTSTTNLKKAFKDAIKFEFKEDDGLPGFICTSCISQMTKLTSFVNRFKRVQHRLYQVHSTNFIGSFYENEKLSQPLEEQEQISEDFEAILPDTDIESNISDLLRRGKKPAAKRITKANKTRPKNSEIIPVQIIPAQISTNAGDTMPITSTEPEIAIKDVYSLTQSIERVQIGQAPKLNAVPIAAGQFASEEGMQTSSKTSFPQRLLTKQNEFLNFPSKPQQDNNSMNLKPSTASKPAIFTISEFGKLKEILSGSAKPPITPIETDFESLEDEPPAFCIPKHRENSDNSIDLTSNPLTIIKDEKTDDDVDDDGNVVCTPDINIEMESTPPPPTFPEVTKVELGHLLDLMVRCHNQGHFQSPLQSHFQSPLKSPLQFHFQSPLQLLVKRNLLFLLPNLKQ